The following is a genomic window from Fundidesulfovibrio putealis DSM 16056.
ATCACGTCGTCCTCGGAGAAGTCCTTGGCCCAGGTGGAGCCGTCGATCATCTCCATGAGCTTCGGCCCCACTTCGGGGTTGTGGAAAAGGTGGTCGCAGCCGTCGTAGTCCATGGTGTCCCTCCGAGCGGAAACTATGCCACAGGGCTTGAGAAACCGCTAGGGCGCGGGTGCGGCCTTGTGCTCTTCGCGCAGCACTCTTTTGAGCACCTTGCCCACCATGGTCTTGGGCAGCTGGTCGCGCAGCTCCACGAATTTCGGGGTCTTGAACCCGGCCAGTTTCTCGCGGCAGAAGGCGATGACGTCCTCTTTCGTCAGGCTCTCGCCCGCTTTTGCGACCACGTACACCTTGACCACCTCCCCGCGCGTGCGGTGCGGCACGCCCACGGCCGCCACGTCCGCGATCTTGGGGTGCGTGTGCAGCACCTCCTCGATCTCGCGCGGGTAGATGTTGAAGCCGCCGGAGATGATCATGTCCTTCATGCGGTCCACGATGAAGAAATAGCCTTCCTCGTCCATGACGGCCACGTCGCCGGTGCGCAGCCAGCCGCCCTTGAGGGTCGTCGCGGTGTCTTCCGGGCGGTTCCAGTAGCCCTGCATCACCTGGGGGCCTCTGATGATGAGCTCGCCGGGCTCCCCTGGCGCCAGGTCCCTCTCGCCGTCCTCCAGGCTGACCACGCGCGCGATGGTGTCCGGGCAGGGCAGGCCGATGGAGCCCTGCTTGCGCTTGCCGCGCAGCGGGTTCACGTGGGTGAAGGGCGAGGCCTCGGTCAGGCCGTAGCCCTCCACGATGTCCGACTCTGTCACCTCGGCGAAGCGTCGCATGAGCTCCACCGGCAGCGGGGCCGAGCCGGATACGCAGTATTGCACGCTTTTCAGGTCGTATCGCGGCAGGGCCTTCTGCTGCAAAAGCGCCATGTACACCGAGGGCGTGCCCGGAAACACCGTGGGCCTGAAGCGCTGGATGCACTTGAGCGTCTCCAGCGGCTCGAAGCGGGGCAGGGGGACGATGGCCGCGCCGCAGTCCGTGGCGAAGTTCACGTTCACCATCAGGCCATAGATGTGGAAGAAGGGCAGAAGCCCCAGGAACACCTCCGGGTGGGAGCCGATGTCGTGCAGGATTGCCCGAGCCTGCTGCACGTTGGTGGAGACGTTCCTGTGGGTGAGCATCACCCCCTTGGACAGCCCCGTGGTGCCGCCGGTGTATTGCAGCAGCGCCAGGTGCGTGGCGGGGTCGAAATCGGTGTGGAAAAGCGCCTGGGAGGCGAAGGCCCCGTTCCAGGACAGGGTGCGCTCGCCGTCCAGCGCGAGCGCCGGGTACTTGCCTTCCTTCCAGGCCCGCAGCCGGTACAGCCAGTTCAGCGGGAAGGCCAGCCCGTCGCTCACGCGGGTGAGGATCATGCGCTCCAGGCCCGAGGCCTCCAGCAGGGCGCGGTGCTTGTTCCAGAGCAGATCCAGCGTGAGGAGCACCCGAGCGCCGGAGTCCTCCAGGATGTGCTTGAGCTCCGTCTCCATGTACAGCGGATTGACGAAGACCACCGTGGCCCCGGCGTAGAGCGTGCCCCAGTAGGCGATGATGGTCTGGGGGAGGTTGGGCAGCATGATGGCCACGCGGTCGCCCGGAACCACGCCCATGCGGCGAAGCCCCGCCGCGAACCGGCCCGCCTTTTCGCGCAGGGCGTCGTAGCGGATGCTCCAGTTCTGGAAGGTGACGGCGGTGCGCTCCGGCGTGCGCTGCACGGCGCGGTCCAGGATGCCGGTCAGCGGTTCCTCGCGGTAGGGCACCTGGGCCGGGACCTTGGGGTCGTAATTGGCGAGCCAGGGGAAGGCAGTGTCTGTCATGGTGGTGATCTTTGTTCGGGTGGCGCGTCTTTCGTGAACGTAGCGCATCGGGCGTTACGGAACAATGATGAAGTCGCGCTGCAAGGCCCCTCACGATCCGGAAAAACATCCTTCCCGGCCAGGAGAGGCCGCTCACGGGCTTTACGCCCGCCCCGCTTTTCTGTTACCGCTATCATCCTTTGGCTAAGGAATCACCATGCACGGCATTAAAATCGAGCACCATCCCTCCCCGGAACGCCTGTCCGCCATGGGCGTCTGGGAGTGGCCCATCTGGGAAAAGGAAGCCTCCGAATTCCCCTGGGCGTACGATTCCACGGAAATATGCTATTTCCTGGACGGACAGGTGGAGGTCACCCCGCAGGGCGGGGAAACCGTGCATATGGGCAAGGGCGATCTGGTTACTTTTCCGTCCGGGATGCGTTGCACCTGGAACATCATCGACCCCGTTCGCAAGCATTTCAATTTCGGATAACCCTGCCTCTCACCACGAGAAGAGGGCGCGGCAAGCGCCCATGGAGCGGCACAGGAGCGGCAATGAGCACCATTACTCAATTCATGGACCATCATTTCAGGCACTTCAACGCCCGCGAGACGTTGGACGCCGCAAAGGCATGGAACCAGCTTCTGGACGACGGCGGCCAGATGTTCCTCACCATGGCCGGGGCCATGAGCACCGCCGAGATCGGCATCATCCTCTCTCGCATGATCCGCGCGGGCAAGGTCCACACCATCTGCTGCACGGCGGCGAACCTCGAAGAGGATCTGTTCAACCTCTTCAACCATAACGAATACAAGATGGTCCCCAACTACCGGGACCTCTCCCCCGAAGCCGAGAAAGAGCTGTACGACGAGGGCTTCAACCGCGTCACCGACACCTGCATCCCCGAAGGCATCATGCGCCAGGTGCAGCGCGAGATCACCCAGCTCTGGAAGAAGGCCGCCGAGGAGAACACCCCCAAGTTCCCCTACGAGTTCATGTACGAGCTGCTCGACCAGCCCGGCATCGAGAAGCACTTCCAGGTGCCCGCCGAGGACTCCTGGGTGCTGGCCGCCAAGGAAATGGGCGTGGTGATCTATACCCCCGGCTGGGAAGACTGCACGCTGGGCAACATCTTCGTGTCCGAAGTGATCCGCGGCAACGTGAAGAGCCACGCCGCCATCCGCCACGGCACCGAGCAGATGGAGCACCTGGCCAAGTGGTACATCGAGATGGGCAAGAAGAAGACCCCCATCGGGTTCTTCCAGATCGGCGGCGGCATCGCCGGCGACTTCCCCATCTGCGTGGTGCCCATGCTGATCCAGGACCTGGAGCTGGAAGAGACCCCGTACTGGGCGTACTTCTGCCAGATCAGCGACTCCACCACGAGCTATGGTTCGTATTCGGGCGCGGTGCCCAACGAGAAGATCACCTGGGGCAAGCTGGATATCCATACCCCCAAGTTCATGATCAACTCGGACGCGGCCATCGTCGCGCCGCTGATCTTCAGCTATGTTCTGGGTGACTAGAGCGAAGTAAGCTAGAGAGATTGTTGATGGTTGTTAGAAGGCCGCGCCCGGAAGGGCGCGGCCTTTTTTGGAAGTTTACTTGCTGCTAAAGTAAGGGTCAATTGTATAGATGTCGCTGTTTTTATTGTCCTGTTTCGTGAGAAAGTCCCGATGTTTTTTTAACCTTGTTGCGATTGAGTCAATAGCAGTATGAATAGCATTGGTATAGGTAGCGACATCGACGTCGCTGATTAGTTTTGAAAAGGTAATATTGTACTCCGTTGTGCCGTCTTCCAGTATGGACGCTTGGCATTCTTCTAGGGTAGTATTTTCTGAGACATTAATTGTCGCAATGTCGTCAATTTCGTCAATTATGTCGCTGATCTCCGGGATCATGCTGGGAAGATCACGAGATGGCCTATACCATCCTGTCGTGCTAAGTTCATTGTCGTCGATGTCTTCGGTTATCATGAGGCCTCTCTCGTTGCATATTTGAAGCAATACTCGGCGGGATTGTTCTTCTGAAGGTTCTTCTGTTATATTGTAAGATTTAAAAAAACTTGTGATTATGGGTATCGCATAGTATTTAGTGTGCCGATATTTGTCTGTTTCTGAGAGGAAAGAAAGCATTTGGGTTATTCTTCTCCAGCTGCTAAAGGATAACTTTGCGGATTCTGTGTAGAAGTTGGGGACTTTGTCGTCGTTTCTGTTTTTTATGAATGAGGAAGAAAAGTACTCAACAAGGCTTTTGTGTATAAATGAAATGAAATGTCCATCTTCTTGCATAAGACAGGCAACTTTAACTATGTCGTGTCTAAAATCGTCCGCCTTGCATGATACCTCAAGAAATGAAATTGATTGATTTAGCAAAGTATAAAATTCTGTGTCGGTTAGGCTTACCTTCATCCCGTTCATCGCTACAAGGTAGCAAAATGTTCTAAAAAGCTCTTCGAGGCGAAATTCACCGAGTTGCGTTTTGTGTAGCCGGGTTAGGCCAGGCTTTGTTTTGTCATGTTTGCTGAAAACTGTTGTAAAGAGCTTTTCGTAAAATTCTGGGATGTTGCTGGGGACGGATTGCTCGGCATTGTAAACTTGAATAAGGAGTGTGAGTAGAAGTGGTGTGTTGAGTATCCCTGACACTTCAGCCGTGCTAGTGTTTATTGACGAAAGAAGGTGCTGTAGTTTCTTGCCTTTGACGCCAAGTTTTCTGAAGAATGGTTCTCTGTCTTTGTCTTCTAGTTTTTTTAAATGAAGTACTTTGTATGTTGGAATTTTTTGTGCATCTGTTCCAGGCCTTGACGATATTATGACTTGAATGTTTGGGTATGATGCTGCAAGTTTGTCGATGCTCCGGAGCAAGTCTCTAGTTGAGCAGTCTTCAACTTCGTCAAATGCGTCAAGAAGTAGTACGATTTTGTCTGTTTTTAGTATGTCATGGGTATTTACGTCGTTGTTGTCGTATCCATAGCTCGTAAGCGCTTCATTGATCGCATTGAAAAGATCAAATTTTGCAGTAATTTTTCTTAGTTCTATGAATATGGGGAGTCTTCCAGATCCTTTTCGTGAGAGTTCTTGTATGCAGAGGTAGCGTAAGAAAACTGATTTACCTTGTCCAACCGTCCCCTCAATTACAATGTTCTCTTTTGAAATGTCAGAAAGACTGTCGACAGGTATTGTCGCAACGTGCGGATGGTAAGTGACAAGTTTCGATGGGTAATAAAAATCGCCAATATAGACATCATTGTCCTTTTGCCAAATGGTTTTGATGCTGCCAACTTGCAGTATTTTGTCGTGGAGCTTTTTAATTTTTGTAATGTCTTTCCAGTGTTTGTTTTTGAACAGAACGTGTTTTGTTGCTTTGTATATATCTTTCGCGATTTCTGTAAGAACACCGTATCCTATCTTGGAAACTTCTGCATCCATGGCGCACCTCTGGGCTGTCGTTGCTTATATTTTGCAAGTTTATCATGTATTGTCAAATGTGTTTGCTGGTTGGCGTTTTGTTGTGCGTATGTTGAGTGGGCAGTGAAGGTTGTCTGTATGTACAGTGATGGTTGTCACCTCGCACCTCCATCCCGCCCCCCATACTCCCCAGAAAAGGGCTTGAAGCCCTGGTCTAATCCCCCGCACATCCTCCGGCACACACTCTAGCCGGAACCCATCCCCCTATGCCCCTCGCCATCAGCGTGCTGGAAGTCTCAACTTTCGAATGGCTGTAACGACGGGATGCGTTCAGGCGAACGGCTCTCCTTCTTCTCGCGATTGGCCTCATGATCTCCGAGATGCCGCATTGCCGTGGTCTAAGATCAACGCATCGCTCTGTAATACTCAGAAATTCCTGCGCTATTGTCCGCATTGCAACCTTATTTGTCCTCGGTATTTGATTTATATTCGATGAAATCGATTCTTTCCCATTGCAAGATGGCATAGATATGGTATTGTAGGAACATTGTTAAATTAATACGTAAGGTTGCAAATTGCCTAAGCATCAGGGGCGTTGGAGGTTGGACCCGGCCCGCTATGGCCTCAGCAGCGTCATTGCTGCTTCCTTCTTATGCCCGGCGACGCGGGCAGCGCCGAAGTCAGCCAGCGAGCCCCAAATAGCCGCGCAAATTCTATGGAATACGAGGTGAAGACCGTGATCATTATCACTCTGAGTACACTGTTCTCTCGATTGGCAAGAGGCAACTTGTGGATGTCCTTGTTTTTGGCATGCGCCGTGCTGTGGATGATGGCCTTTAACTGTACCGTGGCTGTAGCCGCTCAGGAGAACGAACTGCTCGCGCTGTTGCAAAAAATGGAGGCGAGTTACGCGAAGGTTGAGGATTATACTACGGTGTTCCGCAAGCATGAGCGAGTGAAAGGAGTACTGCTTCCACCAGAGTCGATTTATCTGAAGTTTAAAAAGCCATTGCAAATCTACATGAAATGGGTGGATGGGCCGACGAAGGAAGCTATCTACGTAGAAGGAACGAACAAAAACAGGGTTGTCGCGCACAGTGGCGCAAGTCTGACGTGGAACTTGGACCCCAATGGATCAATCCTTATTGCTGGCAACCGGCATGCAATAACTGACATCGGCTTTGGTTTCATCCTCAACGTTATGAACACAAATTTCCATATGGCAATAAAGCATGCGGAGATTGAAATCACCCGCATGGGGGAAGAATCTTTCGAAGGCAGGCCAGCGATCATCGTGGAGGCTAAATTTACCCCAAAGGACGGGAGAAAGTACTATGCCACTCGCATGGTCTGCCACATCGACAAAGAGTACCTGCTTCCTGTAGGGATTTCATGTTATGACGAGAAAGACGCCCTTATGGAGGAGTATAGCTACAAGGACGTAAAAATTAACGTAGGTCTTAAGGACATGGATTTCTCCAGACATAATCAGGACTATGACTTCTAATGTGCGATGCATGATCAATGGATTCGAATTCAACTGAAAGATTGCGCCCAGGAGCGTGGCATTGCGTAGTCGACAGAAAAGGGCTTGAAGCACTGGTCGAGTCCGCCGTAAGCTTACGGCACACACTTTAGCCGGAGCCTCCCCCTATGCCCCTCGACACGTACCTCGCCTTCGTGGCCGCATCCTCACTCCTCCTCATCATCCCCGGCCCCACGGTGATGCTCGTGGTCGGCTTCGCGCTCTCCTACGGC
Proteins encoded in this region:
- a CDS encoding long-chain-fatty-acid--CoA ligase, whose amino-acid sequence is MTDTAFPWLANYDPKVPAQVPYREEPLTGILDRAVQRTPERTAVTFQNWSIRYDALREKAGRFAAGLRRMGVVPGDRVAIMLPNLPQTIIAYWGTLYAGATVVFVNPLYMETELKHILEDSGARVLLTLDLLWNKHRALLEASGLERMILTRVSDGLAFPLNWLYRLRAWKEGKYPALALDGERTLSWNGAFASQALFHTDFDPATHLALLQYTGGTTGLSKGVMLTHRNVSTNVQQARAILHDIGSHPEVFLGLLPFFHIYGLMVNVNFATDCGAAIVPLPRFEPLETLKCIQRFRPTVFPGTPSVYMALLQQKALPRYDLKSVQYCVSGSAPLPVELMRRFAEVTESDIVEGYGLTEASPFTHVNPLRGKRKQGSIGLPCPDTIARVVSLEDGERDLAPGEPGELIIRGPQVMQGYWNRPEDTATTLKGGWLRTGDVAVMDEEGYFFIVDRMKDMIISGGFNIYPREIEEVLHTHPKIADVAAVGVPHRTRGEVVKVYVVAKAGESLTKEDVIAFCREKLAGFKTPKFVELRDQLPKTMVGKVLKRVLREEHKAAPAP
- a CDS encoding cupin domain-containing protein, with translation MHGIKIEHHPSPERLSAMGVWEWPIWEKEASEFPWAYDSTEICYFLDGQVEVTPQGGETVHMGKGDLVTFPSGMRCTWNIIDPVRKHFNFG
- a CDS encoding deoxyhypusine synthase family protein; the protein is MSTITQFMDHHFRHFNARETLDAAKAWNQLLDDGGQMFLTMAGAMSTAEIGIILSRMIRAGKVHTICCTAANLEEDLFNLFNHNEYKMVPNYRDLSPEAEKELYDEGFNRVTDTCIPEGIMRQVQREITQLWKKAAEENTPKFPYEFMYELLDQPGIEKHFQVPAEDSWVLAAKEMGVVIYTPGWEDCTLGNIFVSEVIRGNVKSHAAIRHGTEQMEHLAKWYIEMGKKKTPIGFFQIGGGIAGDFPICVVPMLIQDLELEETPYWAYFCQISDSTTSYGSYSGAVPNEKITWGKLDIHTPKFMINSDAAIVAPLIFSYVLGD
- a CDS encoding NACHT domain-containing protein encodes the protein MDAEVSKIGYGVLTEIAKDIYKATKHVLFKNKHWKDITKIKKLHDKILQVGSIKTIWQKDNDVYIGDFYYPSKLVTYHPHVATIPVDSLSDISKENIVIEGTVGQGKSVFLRYLCIQELSRKGSGRLPIFIELRKITAKFDLFNAINEALTSYGYDNNDVNTHDILKTDKIVLLLDAFDEVEDCSTRDLLRSIDKLAASYPNIQVIISSRPGTDAQKIPTYKVLHLKKLEDKDREPFFRKLGVKGKKLQHLLSSINTSTAEVSGILNTPLLLTLLIQVYNAEQSVPSNIPEFYEKLFTTVFSKHDKTKPGLTRLHKTQLGEFRLEELFRTFCYLVAMNGMKVSLTDTEFYTLLNQSISFLEVSCKADDFRHDIVKVACLMQEDGHFISFIHKSLVEYFSSSFIKNRNDDKVPNFYTESAKLSFSSWRRITQMLSFLSETDKYRHTKYYAIPIITSFFKSYNITEEPSEEQSRRVLLQICNERGLMITEDIDDNELSTTGWYRPSRDLPSMIPEISDIIDEIDDIATINVSENTTLEECQASILEDGTTEYNITFSKLISDVDVATYTNAIHTAIDSIATRLKKHRDFLTKQDNKNSDIYTIDPYFSSK
- a CDS encoding DUF1571 domain-containing protein translates to MIIITLSTLFSRLARGNLWMSLFLACAVLWMMAFNCTVAVAAQENELLALLQKMEASYAKVEDYTTVFRKHERVKGVLLPPESIYLKFKKPLQIYMKWVDGPTKEAIYVEGTNKNRVVAHSGASLTWNLDPNGSILIAGNRHAITDIGFGFILNVMNTNFHMAIKHAEIEITRMGEESFEGRPAIIVEAKFTPKDGRKYYATRMVCHIDKEYLLPVGISCYDEKDALMEEYSYKDVKINVGLKDMDFSRHNQDYDF